A region of Thiofilum sp. DNA encodes the following proteins:
- a CDS encoding HAMP domain-containing sensor histidine kinase, which translates to MCLNVFYRASNHQAAGTGLGLAIVHNIVQQLGASIQLSVPVSGKGLIVQVQFPLSLFPFCK; encoded by the coding sequence ATGTGTTTGAACGTTTTTTATCGTGCCTCGAATCATCAAGCGGCTGGAACAGGGCTAGGTCTAGCCATCGTGCACAATATTGTACAGCAATTAGGGGCTAGTATTCAGTTGAGTGTACCAGTAAGCGGCAAGGGATTGATTGTACAAGTACAGTTTCCTTTATCATTATTCCCCTTTTGTAAATAA